From Arcticibacter tournemirensis, one genomic window encodes:
- a CDS encoding carbon-nitrogen hydrolase family protein has translation MKIAIASPPLPKSIDDCLYWTEKLVKEAAEKQVEIICFPESYIPGYPLTTFDPLERSFEKLKSALDKVCEIAAMYSLNIIMPMDWKLPAGLSNLAFVISSTGAVLGYQTKNQLDPTEDHLWVPGTERAIFEVNGVRFGITICHEGFRYPESVRWAARQGAKIVFHPHCAGSNIEGPKLTEWGNRDNPYYEKAMMMRALENTIYFASSNYCFIYPESASAIVAPDGTCTAHETYGNAGVIVSDIDLSFATGLLAKRYKSELYTGE, from the coding sequence ATGAAAATTGCAATAGCTTCCCCTCCCCTTCCAAAATCTATTGACGATTGCCTGTACTGGACGGAAAAACTAGTTAAAGAGGCTGCAGAGAAGCAGGTCGAGATCATTTGTTTTCCGGAGTCATATATTCCGGGATATCCCTTAACGACATTTGACCCTCTGGAGCGCTCTTTTGAAAAGCTAAAGAGCGCATTGGATAAGGTTTGTGAAATAGCAGCTATGTATTCCCTTAACATTATAATGCCAATGGACTGGAAGCTTCCTGCGGGACTCTCCAACTTAGCTTTTGTTATATCTTCAACGGGAGCCGTATTGGGATATCAAACCAAGAACCAGTTAGACCCGACAGAAGACCATCTTTGGGTTCCCGGCACCGAGCGTGCTATATTCGAAGTGAATGGAGTAAGATTCGGCATTACTATATGCCATGAAGGGTTTCGCTATCCCGAATCTGTAAGGTGGGCGGCGAGGCAAGGGGCTAAAATAGTATTTCATCCTCATTGCGCCGGTAGTAATATAGAAGGACCAAAACTGACTGAATGGGGCAATAGAGACAATCCCTACTACGAAAAGGCAATGATGATGAGAGCATTAGAGAACACTATATATTTCGCAAGCTCGAACTATTGTTTTATCTACCCTGAATCAGCAAGCGCTATAGTGGCCCCGGACGGGACATGTACCGCTCACGAAACATATGGCAACGCGGGTGTGATTGTTTCTGATATTGATCTTTCGTTTGCTACAGGTTTGCTGGCAAAAAGATATAAGAGTGAGCTTTATACGGGTGAATAA
- a CDS encoding BamA/TamA family outer membrane protein produces MGHSLQTQRRHLILYRWIPSFLKLFFHTVAVCFCGNSYSQITNPIDSLKNDSLKAKPGITERPDHSILKQYDMADLIKDIIHPNRKPDSLRKKSGITPMPNVAYNPSIGAQIGIKAVAGKILGKDPNTLMSVAATSASITTKGIIYFYISHNIFTPGNKWNLQGSLIAAKTVTPDFGLGIGNEPGGDEEDRILANPDRKGYVLHARFYNIREKIYKQVRENLFIGAGVSFDIRRKIEDRRSTGITPYSVYSGRYGFDPGNYMSNGFLFNIQYTSRDNQNRAYKGIYADVGIRANQTWIGSSRNAVQLTGDFRKYWSLSHRNPEHVLAFWSWGSSVLSGALPYFELPGTGKDPAARSGRGYTFSYFKGTKYFYSETEYRFPILKNKFISGVAFFNIQTANDEAETRLFEKWQPGGGAGLRVLFNKSTRTNLCLDYAFGKYGARGFFLGLNEAF; encoded by the coding sequence TTGGGACATTCACTTCAAACTCAAAGGCGTCATTTAATACTCTACAGATGGATTCCTTCATTCTTAAAGCTTTTCTTTCATACTGTAGCAGTGTGCTTTTGCGGCAACAGTTATAGCCAGATAACCAATCCGATAGATTCTTTAAAAAATGATTCTTTAAAAGCAAAGCCAGGAATAACAGAAAGGCCAGATCATTCTATACTCAAGCAGTATGATATGGCCGACTTGATTAAAGACATTATCCATCCCAACAGAAAACCAGACTCTCTTCGCAAGAAGTCGGGAATTACGCCAATGCCTAATGTGGCATATAACCCTAGTATCGGTGCACAGATCGGAATTAAAGCAGTAGCCGGAAAAATACTGGGTAAAGATCCCAATACGCTGATGTCGGTAGCTGCAACTTCGGCATCCATTACAACAAAAGGTATAATATATTTCTACATCAGTCATAACATTTTCACGCCGGGGAATAAATGGAACCTTCAGGGAAGTTTGATAGCCGCTAAGACGGTTACACCCGATTTTGGATTAGGAATAGGCAATGAACCCGGAGGAGACGAAGAGGACCGTATATTAGCTAATCCCGACCGAAAAGGCTACGTCCTGCACGCCCGATTTTACAATATCAGAGAAAAGATATATAAGCAGGTTCGCGAAAACCTTTTTATTGGAGCGGGAGTGTCTTTTGATATCAGGAGAAAAATTGAGGACAGGAGATCAACGGGTATCACACCTTACTCTGTTTATAGTGGCCGCTATGGATTTGATCCGGGCAACTATATGTCGAATGGATTCCTATTTAATATACAGTACACATCGCGCGATAATCAAAACCGGGCATATAAAGGCATTTATGCCGACGTTGGGATTCGCGCAAATCAGACCTGGATAGGTAGTTCAAGAAATGCGGTACAATTAACAGGCGATTTTAGAAAATATTGGAGTCTTTCTCACCGGAACCCGGAACATGTTCTGGCATTCTGGAGCTGGGGCTCGTCTGTACTAAGCGGAGCGCTACCCTATTTTGAGTTGCCCGGCACGGGGAAAGATCCTGCCGCACGCAGCGGCAGGGGATATACTTTCTCCTACTTTAAGGGGACGAAATACTTCTATTCCGAAACGGAGTATCGTTTCCCCATCCTAAAAAACAAGTTCATCAGTGGTGTTGCTTTCTTCAATATCCAAACTGCAAACGACGAAGCTGAAACCAGGCTATTCGAAAAATGGCAGCCAGGCGGCGGTGCCGGTCTCCGTGTCCTGTTTAACAAATCAACACGAACGAATCTGTGCCTCGACTATGCCTTTGGAAAATATGGCGCGCGTGGATTTTTTCTTGGATTGAACGAAGCGTTTTAA
- a CDS encoding nuclear transport factor 2 family protein, with protein sequence MQKTIHFYSEGLRLAGNLYLPEDIVPGKKYPAIIVGGSWTTVKEQMSGAYAKRLSKHGFITLAFDPRYFGESEGQPRYWENPEAKITDYANAISYLQTLNEVNPEGIFLTSVCASAGYMAVLAAKDDRIKGIAMVAAWLHDANAVRLIYGGEQGVQNKINAAQKAYQIFSETGEVTYIPVISTTDTSAAMFGEYDYYLNAKRGAVPQWNADKFAVMSWEGWLTFNPMPLATAVMQPVLMVHADDAVLSENAKQFFAAIPHTQKVLHWTEGTQFDFYDNPLQLTEAVAAVSVFFKSVLVSSGFQENSNGIIRQINKLFTGVDDRNWQEVMSVMYETVLLDYSSMNGNPANMLTPKEITDAWAAFLPGFDKTYHQLSQFELQPLGTHLTAHFKGLAEHWLGDECWTVEGSYDMVFNFINGVWLLTEMKFNFEKQNGNTELPGLITTRINK encoded by the coding sequence ATGCAAAAGACGATACATTTTTACAGCGAGGGCTTACGACTGGCGGGTAATTTATACTTACCAGAGGATATTGTCCCAGGGAAGAAATATCCCGCTATAATCGTTGGTGGCTCCTGGACAACCGTAAAGGAACAGATGAGCGGTGCATATGCAAAGCGCCTGAGCAAACACGGGTTCATTACTCTTGCATTCGACCCAAGGTATTTTGGGGAGAGCGAAGGGCAGCCGAGGTATTGGGAAAACCCCGAAGCAAAGATTACAGATTATGCCAATGCAATAAGCTACCTGCAAACATTGAACGAGGTAAACCCGGAAGGAATTTTTCTGACTTCAGTTTGTGCAAGTGCAGGATACATGGCGGTTTTAGCGGCGAAAGACGACCGTATAAAGGGGATAGCCATGGTGGCAGCATGGCTGCATGATGCGAATGCTGTACGGCTGATTTATGGCGGTGAGCAAGGTGTGCAGAATAAAATAAATGCTGCGCAAAAAGCCTATCAAATCTTTAGTGAAACAGGCGAAGTAACCTATATCCCCGTCATCAGTACCACGGACACCTCAGCAGCCATGTTTGGCGAATATGACTATTATTTAAACGCAAAGCGGGGGGCTGTGCCGCAATGGAACGCCGATAAATTTGCAGTTATGAGCTGGGAAGGATGGCTCACATTCAATCCTATGCCATTGGCTACCGCTGTTATGCAGCCAGTGTTAATGGTACACGCTGACGACGCTGTACTTTCTGAAAATGCAAAGCAGTTTTTTGCCGCCATTCCACATACACAAAAAGTATTACACTGGACAGAGGGGACACAATTTGATTTTTACGATAACCCTCTACAACTAACCGAGGCTGTTGCAGCGGTAAGCGTCTTTTTTAAAAGTGTTTTGGTATCATCTGGTTTTCAGGAAAACAGTAACGGGATTATTCGACAGATAAACAAACTGTTTACCGGAGTCGATGATCGTAATTGGCAAGAAGTGATGTCTGTTATGTATGAAACGGTATTGCTCGATTACTCTTCTATGAACGGAAATCCGGCCAACATGCTTACACCAAAAGAAATTACTGACGCCTGGGCAGCTTTCTTGCCGGGCTTTGACAAAACGTATCATCAACTATCGCAATTTGAGCTACAGCCATTGGGAACCCATCTTACCGCGCATTTTAAAGGATTGGCTGAGCATTGGTTAGGTGACGAATGCTGGACTGTAGAAGGTAGCTATGATATGGTCTTCAATTTTATTAATGGCGTATGGTTGCTTACCGAAATGAAATTCAATTTTGAAAAGCAAAATGGCAATACAGAGCTACCTGGTTTAATAACAACAAGAATAAATAAATAA
- a CDS encoding GNAT family N-acetyltransferase: MLKIKEHNYHKVTPLLEGIPFNILFARAVTDGDVKGEIYVDSIDAPKTAYIVHPYGMSLLCGNPDNYSFNENLMYYLQDNNWEYRKQKEWLQVYPSKWNDVFTILLKDKLVNYCDELYANNCERDYLIKETGHSHIIRWNRVNFNFEQSEYHRVNTVLPEGFELKRIDATMHEMLGNVVPRFFWNSYEEFIQKGIAFGVVKEGRIVSLAFSAYIKNNELEIGVETLCSYRGKGFAIRSCNALIDYCLKNGFTPVWSCRKENTCSLKLAQKLGFHISGTYPYYSLPD, from the coding sequence GTGCTGAAGATTAAAGAACATAACTATCATAAAGTCACCCCTCTTCTCGAAGGTATCCCATTTAATATATTGTTTGCCCGCGCTGTAACGGACGGGGATGTAAAAGGTGAAATATATGTTGACTCGATCGACGCACCAAAAACGGCGTACATAGTACACCCTTACGGCATGTCGCTATTATGTGGGAATCCTGATAACTATAGTTTTAACGAGAACCTGATGTATTATCTGCAGGATAACAACTGGGAATACAGGAAACAAAAAGAATGGTTGCAGGTGTATCCGTCTAAATGGAATGATGTGTTCACCATTTTGCTAAAAGACAAACTTGTAAATTATTGTGATGAACTATATGCGAATAATTGCGAACGTGATTATCTGATAAAAGAAACGGGGCACAGCCATATTATTCGCTGGAACAGGGTCAATTTCAATTTCGAGCAGAGCGAATATCATCGAGTAAATACCGTGCTTCCCGAAGGCTTTGAGTTAAAACGTATAGATGCTACAATGCATGAAATGCTCGGAAACGTAGTACCTCGTTTTTTTTGGAACAGTTACGAAGAGTTTATACAAAAAGGGATAGCCTTTGGTGTAGTAAAAGAGGGCCGAATAGTGAGTCTGGCTTTTTCGGCTTACATAAAAAACAATGAGCTCGAAATCGGGGTTGAGACTCTTTGTTCATACCGCGGAAAGGGCTTTGCTATACGTTCATGCAACGCCCTTATTGACTATTGCCTGAAAAACGGCTTCACTCCTGTCTGGTCGTGCAGGAAAGAGAATACCTGTTCGCTCAAGCTGGCCCAAAAATTAGGCTTTCATATTTCCGGAACCTACCCGTATTACAGCTTGCCGGACTAG